CTTGCCCGGTCGACGCGGTGCTGGTGAAGGGCACTGCCGTGGCAAACGAGGCAAGCCTGACAGGTGAGtcgacgccgcagctgaaggaggcgccGGATGATGTGGAGGTGTCTCTCAGCGTCAAGAAGCACGCGCGACACATGCTCTTCTCCGGCACGCAGATTCTGCTCAGCAACGGACCTCACACGTCATCCGAGGAAGGTGGGCATAACCGCGACAAGAGCCAGGCGCTCGCCGTCGTGCTGAGGACGGGGTTTGAGACGAAGCAAGGCAAACTGCTGCGCACTATTCTGCACAGCCAAGGGCGCGTCAGCGAGAATAGCGGTGAGGCGTTCGGCTTTATTGGCGTGCTCGTGGTCTTCGCGCTGGCGGCCAGTGGCTACCTGCTAAAGCACGGTCTTGCAGATCCGCACCGCAGCCGGTGGAAGCTCTTCCTGTCATGTGTGCAGATCATCACTTCCGTGGTGCCGCCAGAGCTACCGATGGAGCTGTCGCTGGCCGTTAACACTACCCTGTTGGCACTGACGAAGCTACAGGTGTTCTGCACGGAGCCATTCCGCATCCCGTATGCGGGCAAGGTAGACACGTGCTGCTTTGACAAGACCGGCACTCTCACAACGGACGAGATGCTCTTCGGCGGTGTCGACATGGTTGATGGTAAGGGGCTGCTGAACAAGCTCAAGGCCATTCCAAAGCACGCGGAGATGGTTCTGGCCACGTGCCACTCCCTCGTTTACCTTGACGAGCAGACGCTTGCCGGAGATGAGATGGAGAAGGCTGCCATTACCGCTCTTGGCTACCGCATAGACGGCGAGGACAGCATCTTCCACGACCCCAAGTccgcaaaggagaagggcacggaggagcaggtgacgaagaagaaaggcgCTGCGGAACCTCAGAGGATGTACAAGGTACTACTGcgctttcccttcctcgccacgctgcgccgcatggCCTGCGTCGTCTCCGCTCCAGACGGCAAGTATATCGTCGCCAAGGGCTCGCCGGAGTCCATAGCGGCCTTGTGCGAATCCGTCCCTGCCAACTGCCTGAAGATCGCcgaggagacggcggcgaagggCTACCGCGTCATCGCCCTTGCCTACCGCCCGCTGACGGATGCGGAGCGGGCGTCGAAGGACACGATTCGTGCTCTCCGCCGCGATGACGTTGAGGAGGGCCTGCGGTTTGCCGGTCTCgccgtgtacgtgtgcccGCTGAAGAAGGATGCCAAGGAGACGATCGAAAACTTGACGggcggcagccaccgctgTGTCATTATCACCGGTGATAGCGTGCAGACAGCGATCTCTGTCGGCAAGGATGTGTCGATGCTGCTATGCAAGCGCCAGCtggtggcgaaggagaaggagacagGTGGCGGAGTGGAGTGGGCGGACTCGGTCTCAGGCGTAGTGCAGTCGGGGACGGCCAAGGACATCCTCACCAATACCTTCCAGCGCAGCCGTCGCAAACGGACGCCGCACGAAGACGAGTGGGACCTCTGCGTGAACGCAGAGGCGATCAGCCCCGAGTCCATGCAGCACATCATTGAGATGTACAACGAGCGGGTCACCATCTGGGCTCGCTGCGCGCCAACACAGAAGGAGGAAATCGTCACTGATCTCAAGAAGAAGGGCCACATTGTCATGATGGCAGGCGACGGCACGAACGATGTTGGCGCGCTAAAGCAGGCGCACGCTGGCATTGCCGTCCTGAACTCGGCCTCTGTTGCCCccaaggcggagaaggaggtggagatAGGCCCGCAACCGCACAGTGAGCCAGATCTGCCGGCGGAGCTGAAGGTGCCGCCGAATTTTAAGTTCACCGCCGTACCACCAGAGCCGCCGGCGGGGACGCCATTCATGCAGATGATGAGATGGAAGGTGCTTGAGGCAAAGCGCAAGGTGGAGATTACGCAGGTTACGCGGTGGAaccagcagctgaaggatGCGGAAAAGGCCAAGGCGGACAAGAAGGCGAGCGCGTCGCTATTGCGGAGTGGGCCTGGCGAGTCGGACTTTCTGATGGAGTCGCTTTTCAATGCCGATGATGAGAATATGGGAGGCCCACCGATGATCAAGCTAGGCGATGCGTCCATAGCGGCGCCGTTCACGTGCCGCTCCAAGGCGCTTACCTCTGTCTGCGACATCATCCGGCTCGGGCGCACGACGCTTGTGACGACGCACATGATGTACAAAATCCTCGCTCTGAACTGCCTTACGCAGGCGTACTCCATgtcggtgctgcactgcgcTGGCGTGAAGTTTGGCGAGAAGCAGATGATCTTGGCCGGAATCATCTTGTCTGTGTGCTTTCTCTTCATGTCCCGCAGCAAGCCGTTGGCGCACCTGTGCCCCCAGCGCCCTGTCACGAAGGTGTTCCACCCGTACATGATCTGCACAGTCTTCTTCCAGTTTGTGTTGCACCTCTACTGCATGATGAAGACGTCGTGGatggtggcggaggtggacgcGGCGACCATGAGCGACATGAGCAAGAACTACCAGGACGTCGAGTTCAAGCCGACACTGCTGAACTCCACCATGTTCCTCCTCACCACCCTCATCTCCGGCGTAACCTTTGCCGTGAACTACCGCGGCGAGCCATTCATGCAGGGTATCCGCAAGAACCGACCCATGTTTATTGCCCTCATCATCCTCAGCATCGTCGTCCTCTGCTTCGCCTTCGAATCGAGCCCGGAGTTCAACAAGGAGTTCGAAATCACCGCATTTCCTACAGAGGCGTTCCGCACGCGCTTCACGCAACTTCTCATGCTTGATGCGCTCGGTTGCTTTGTGATCGAGAAGGCGTCGCTGATGCTCTTCACGGACTACTGAACATCCAGGGACCCGCCACGCGGTATGTGGGTGTCGTGCcaggcaggaggaggaggaaaggcaaGTGTGACAGGTGGTTGTAGTGGATGTTGTTTGGGGTAATGGGAGAGgcaagaggggaggggaggggaccAGTGCAGTTTTGCAATGCGAAGCGATGTGCGTTGCAGCGGCTACCACAGAGGGTCGCCGAAGGGGTCGCGGTGGCACATGTGGCTCAGTCTGCCGCCCTCCATCTGaccctcgtctctctctctctctatagTGAGGTTCGCTGTTAGTGCTTTACGTGTTGTGCTGAGTGAGCGGATTGGGAGAGTTGCATGGTTGGTTATGAATGTtccgctcttctcttgttcgttcgtcccctctctctatgcGCACCGGTGCATGTCTGCATGTCTGCGTGCTCCGGCGTGCATGGGTCTCTCGATGTAGCGGGTAGGGGAGACGCACTGCGGCCGGCCTTCGCGCATGTTCTACTGGAGTTTTGCCTTCCATATACGTTGCTGTGCCTGCGCATTTCATCTCGCGACCTAAGTAAGAAATGATCTGTGGGCTCCTTGTGCTCTATCGCTGTCGTCTCGTAGTCTGAGAGCATGCGCGTACACGACGTCTTATGGTCTCAGCTCATCTGCTGATTGGATGGGCGCGTGGGCGTGCGCTGGTGACACTGCGTTTTCAagtgcttttcttctctcgtttctcGTTACTTGGGCGGAGTGAGGCGTTTCGCTGTGAGTGACGATGTCGGTGGTGTTACATTATGTGCGCGCTtagggggcggggggggggagagaagatgGTGATGTGAGCGGTTACGAGCAGACGCGTGTGATAGTGGGCCGAGCGGCATCCTCGCttgtgctctcctcctctctcctcactcttcGTTTCTCCATCACTCAAATGACCCCTTCTCCATTGGTGTCCCCCTCTTCGGCTCGTCCTTGTCAGCGGAGGCTGCGCCATGAAGTTGGTGGTGACCGCTGTCTCGTTGCGTATGGTTGTTTTCATGGCGTGTTCTCGTGCGGTGTACTTCATCTTAACACTCTAACTTATTCCAgtgctcttctgctctcttgccgtgcgcgtgtgtgggtgtgccagacgggtgcgtttgtgcgtgttAAGGAGGACGGGCGGAATGGCCCACCACCGCAACCCCCCCGTACGGCCTTTGTGAACTCTAAAGCCGCAATGGTGAAAAAGGCACAGCGCAGTCGACCAAACAACATGAGGAATTGCACTCGTGCCGCCAAGACAGCTGCGTGCAGACAGAGTACACCATATCTCTCTCAGGTGGACCTGCCCTGTGGACACGTCCGCTGTGTATGGGGCAGTGCGGTATGGGGAGGGTTTCGTATGTGGTCGTCGTGATGGAGATTTTTTTTGGCTTTCTTAAGTAGAATGAGAGACGTTGTTGGTCGGCACGAGTTCTgtcgcttcctctctcttcttccccccccccccgctcccgCTCTCCTGCCGACACGCCTTCAAAACTGCACTCCACGGATGCGCTTGGGCAGGCCTCGAGTGCGCGATACGGTCAGTGCTTCCTGAGAGGGCACCCAAAAAAACCAAtacgcgcctctctccctctactcCTGTCAGCCTTTGAtgttcctcctttcctcactGCTTTGCTCCCTTCTTTGTCGGGCGCCCAGCGCACGTGACTCCTGTGCGGTATTGAGTGCCACATCTGGCGAAGTGGAACCGACGCAGCAAGCATCTGCCCAGGCGACTCCCTCGCCAGACTGGCACACGCCCACATCCCAATTCCTTCTCTAGGGAACTTTGCACCGAACTCCCCCCGTTTGTGTGCTCGAAGTGCTCGCACGCCATCATGTCATCGCCTGCTGCGACGTTGACAGCGGGCTCTGGGGAGGCAGGGCCACCATTGACAGCAACAACCCTCACCGACGCCAATCTACCgcccgcggcggcggctacGAATGCCGCCGCCAGTGACAACGACCTCTCTACCCTCTCCACTCAGGTGTACCTCGAGCGCACAGTGCTGGGGGTCCTGGCCCTTGCGCTGGAGGACGTGTGCCGAACGCGACCACCGAATCCCGTGGACTACCTCGGCAGCTATCTCCTCCGCAGATCTACCGCAAACAACACCGTCGAGGTGACTTACGAGGATACTCTCCCCAAGGTTGTACCGACTAACGCAGAGTGAAGTGGTTGTGAggcgcggagagagaggggaggggtgaggagtTGGTATGCTCTCCCTACCTGTGCGTCTACCATTGGCAGTGTAGTCCTCTGAGATGCCTCATTGGCGGTACTCTGACctcgcttttcctctctcccgttcGCTGAGCCGTGACTTCTGCTCTGGTCGTGGCGGTAGGctaggggagggagggggaggggggacggcgGTGTTcgtgcctccccctcttgctTGTGGAGATGCAGGCATGTTTTGCATGTGCTGAGGACAACGATGTACACTGGGCTGCAACCTGGAAGTgtggggcagagagagaggctcgAGGAATGGATCATGGAGGCTCATGGAGAGGTCTTGTGGTGCGTTTGATGTGGTGGCATCACACACCTCACTCGAAAACTACTCGCCAGCGAGCCTCTCCTTTTCCGCATGCGTGTtggctctcttcctcttctctcttccggTCTCGGCTCTTCTTTAGGGCAGCGCCAACCAGCCGCAAAAACA
Above is a genomic segment from Leishmania panamensis strain MHOM/PA/94/PSC-1 chromosome 7 sequence containing:
- a CDS encoding hypothetical protein (TriTrypDB/GeneDB-style sysID: LpmP.07.1130), whose protein sequence is MSSPAATLTAGSGEAGPPLTATTLTDANLPPAAAATNAAASDNDLSTLSTQVYLERTVLGVLALALEDVCRTRPPNPVDYLGSYLLRRSTANNTVEVTYEDTLPKVVPTNAE
- a CDS encoding cation-transporting ATPase, putative (TriTrypDB/GeneDB-style sysID: LpmP.07.1120), producing MPTECIVENTMIRQLRLLQRREWYTWVTIWPFAVLYVVSAVLYLYPELIWDRVTYLVHQTYIDFFHAICFPVVLFLHSFLSLFTIWSVKFRARLIYRTVAMERLTEATDVLVETHLHKGESEIVPLHQESDDGHPPCFVFQQRKWKLDEREGIFVKPRFPTKHSFSYYMRWEGLNKEADCAKQVDTYGLNKMEVVIPEFQDLFVDHALSPFFVFQIFCVLLWCLDEYWYYSLFTGVMMVGMECTTVYQRIRNMRTLRDMAEVPVRDIDVMRGGKRVTIQTDALLPLDIIVVPSNAPCPVDAVLVKGTAVANEASLTGESTPQLKEAPDDVEVSLSVKKHARHMLFSGTQILLSNGPHTSSEEGGHNRDKSQALAVVLRTGFETKQGKLLRTILHSQGRVSENSGEAFGFIGVLVVFALAASGYLLKHGLADPHRSRWKLFLSCVQIITSVVPPELPMELSLAVNTTLLALTKLQVFCTEPFRIPYAGKVDTCCFDKTGTLTTDEMLFGGVDMVDGKGLLNKLKAIPKHAEMVLATCHSLVYLDEQTLAGDEMEKAAITALGYRIDGEDSIFHDPKSAKEKGTEEQVTKKKGAAEPQRMYKVLLRFPFLATLRRMACVVSAPDGKYIVAKGSPESIAALCESVPANCLKIAEETAAKGYRVIALAYRPLTDAERASKDTIRALRRDDVEEGLRFAGLAVYVCPLKKDAKETIENLTGGSHRCVIITGDSVQTAISVGKDVSMLLCKRQLVAKEKETGGGVEWADSVSGVVQSGTAKDILTNTFQRSRRKRTPHEDEWDLCVNAEAISPESMQHIIEMYNERVTIWARCAPTQKEEIVTDLKKKGHIVMMAGDGTNDVGALKQAHAGIAVLNSASVAPKAEKEVEIGPQPHSEPDLPAELKVPPNFKFTAVPPEPPAGTPFMQMMRWKVLEAKRKVEITQVTRWNQQLKDAEKAKADKKASASLLRSGPGESDFLMESLFNADDENMGGPPMIKLGDASIAAPFTCRSKALTSVCDIIRLGRTTLVTTHMMYKILALNCLTQAYSMSVLHCAGVKFGEKQMILAGIILSVCFLFMSRSKPLAHLCPQRPVTKVFHPYMICTVFFQFVLHLYCMMKTSWMVAEVDAATMSDMSKNYQDVEFKPTLLNSTMFLLTTLISGVTFAVNYRGEPFMQGIRKNRPMFIALIILSIVVLCFAFESSPEFNKEFEITAFPTEAFRTRFTQLLMLDALGCFVIEKASLMLFTDY